Proteins from one Candidatus Desulfovibrio trichonymphae genomic window:
- the rpiB gene encoding ribose 5-phosphate isomerase B codes for MQRVHLAADHAGFALKMTLARHLTELGYEIIDHGTYSEESCDYPQFAHRLCNAVQSETETGVLLCGSGIGMSMAANRHAAIRAALCTTELHAKLARRHNNANVLCLGAKITGVELAFAIVAAFLENNFAGGRHARRVNQLAPDAGS; via the coding sequence ATGCAACGCGTTCATCTTGCGGCGGACCACGCCGGCTTTGCACTAAAAATGACACTGGCGCGGCACTTAACTGAACTTGGTTACGAAATTATTGACCACGGCACTTATTCAGAAGAAAGTTGCGACTATCCACAATTTGCGCACCGACTCTGCAATGCTGTGCAATCTGAAACAGAAACAGGCGTTTTGCTCTGCGGCTCCGGCATAGGTATGTCCATGGCCGCCAACCGGCATGCGGCAATCAGAGCGGCGCTCTGCACTACTGAACTGCATGCGAAGCTTGCCCGCCGCCACAATAACGCCAATGTACTCTGCCTCGGAGCCAAAATCACCGGAGTGGAACTTGCCTTCGCCATTGTCGCCGCTTTTTTGGAAAACAATTTTGCAGGTGGCCGTCATGCGCGGCGCGTCAACCAGCTTGCCCCGGACGCGGGCAGTTAA
- a CDS encoding tetratricopeptide repeat protein, with protein MKHTTLAILCALPLATSAVFFSGCSGCTGNKSWENASPHDADTPAVARQTETGDGIPQGMTPLSVETELSPEAQSTYAYLIFAQAMNNEDENALDQARGMMRLTKLPIRSWLEGGVWLMSRNSSIILPFLQDALAVWPDDIALNLLNAEALINNGAPHQGVDLMRAYLGKHPDSFDASLKLALLLVKVKKFAEAENLLKTIPHKKRSPLVNYYQARTLIGMQRQGEAISYLQEAVKEQPDFVEALVELAFAYEQRQNLPEARKIYERLLKLNFSPQDVLLRLVNISLRLNQPERALRYINLGPNAKQFRLTVADMFMDSRHYLQAESLLKQIAAEGDQTGDVHIRLADMAYRQRRDLNMALSLLDNVPPASSSAGQAQLLRTQLLADAGQEKAALESTRKGQRDFADISVFWEIEIRLLARAKHIPEALDIARNAQKLWPDNMEFHLLLGSLLDETGDKKNAFDVIEKILETQPDNFHALNYVGYTLAEENRDLDRALKLLIRADELSPNQSYIVDSIAWALFKSGQAQEALVEIRRAVKLGEPPDPSIWEHYGDIAIYLNLKDEARKAYQNALDLKPANAESLLQRLSNL; from the coding sequence ATGAAACATACGACGCTTGCCATTCTCTGCGCGCTCCCGCTTGCCACTTCTGCCGTATTTTTTTCAGGCTGCAGCGGCTGCACTGGCAACAAATCGTGGGAAAACGCATCGCCCCATGATGCCGATACTCCTGCTGTCGCCCGGCAAACCGAAACGGGTGACGGCATTCCACAAGGCATGACGCCCCTTTCAGTAGAGACGGAACTTTCTCCTGAAGCACAAAGCACGTATGCTTATCTGATTTTTGCCCAAGCCATGAATAATGAGGATGAAAACGCGCTTGATCAAGCCAGGGGCATGATGAGGTTGACAAAACTGCCGATCAGGTCATGGCTGGAAGGCGGTGTGTGGCTGATGAGCCGCAACTCATCCATTATTTTGCCTTTTCTTCAAGACGCGCTTGCTGTCTGGCCGGATGACATTGCGCTTAATCTGCTGAATGCCGAGGCACTCATCAACAACGGTGCGCCGCATCAGGGCGTGGACTTGATGCGCGCTTATCTGGGGAAACACCCCGACTCTTTTGATGCGAGCCTGAAGCTTGCCCTGCTGCTCGTCAAAGTTAAAAAATTTGCAGAAGCCGAAAATCTGCTCAAAACCATTCCGCACAAGAAACGTTCCCCACTTGTAAATTATTATCAGGCAAGAACCCTCATAGGCATGCAGCGACAGGGCGAGGCCATTTCCTACCTCCAGGAGGCCGTCAAGGAACAGCCCGACTTTGTGGAAGCTCTCGTGGAACTGGCCTTTGCTTATGAACAGCGCCAAAATCTGCCGGAAGCGCGAAAAATTTATGAACGCCTTCTCAAGCTCAACTTTTCTCCACAGGATGTTCTGCTGCGTCTGGTCAATATTTCCCTGAGGCTGAACCAGCCGGAAAGAGCACTTCGATATATAAATCTCGGCCCGAACGCAAAACAGTTTCGTCTTACTGTTGCCGACATGTTTATGGATTCACGCCACTACCTTCAGGCTGAAAGCCTCCTTAAACAAATTGCCGCCGAGGGCGATCAGACAGGTGATGTCCACATTAGGCTTGCAGATATGGCCTACCGGCAACGGCGCGATCTCAACATGGCGCTCTCCTTGCTTGACAATGTCCCTCCCGCAAGCAGCAGTGCAGGTCAGGCGCAATTATTGCGCACACAACTGCTGGCAGACGCCGGTCAGGAAAAGGCCGCGCTTGAATCAACCCGCAAGGGACAGCGCGATTTTGCCGACATATCCGTTTTTTGGGAGATTGAAATCCGTCTGTTGGCCCGTGCAAAACACATACCGGAAGCTCTTGACATTGCCCGCAACGCCCAAAAACTTTGGCCGGACAATATGGAATTTCATCTTCTGCTGGGTTCGCTGCTGGACGAAACAGGCGACAAAAAAAACGCTTTCGACGTCATTGAAAAAATTCTTGAAACACAGCCGGACAATTTTCATGCGCTCAACTATGTAGGCTACACACTGGCTGAAGAAAATCGCGATCTGGACAGAGCCCTGAAACTGCTGATCAGGGCTGACGAGCTCTCGCCGAACCAGTCATATATTGTGGATTCCATTGCCTGGGCGCTTTTTAAATCCGGTCAGGCACAGGAAGCCCTTGTTGAGATCCGCCGTGCCGTCAAGCTGGGCGAACCCCCTGATCCATCCATCTGGGAACATTACGGCGACATAGCCATTTATTTGAATCTTAAAGATGAGGCCCGCAAGGCATATCAGAACGCCCTAGATCTTAAACCCGCAAATGCCGAGTCATTGCTGCAGCGTCTTTCAAATCTATGA
- a CDS encoding sigma-70 family RNA polymerase sigma factor, whose translation MKKNSKIDVETAVEIIPPSENVAVDADDMLDPSDVQSEDLLEPDVIVDASPALPAPSVSRLPTLAGERDSLYLYLREIGRFPMLTPEEEHAIALRVRDHNDPDAAFRLISSHLRLVVRIAMDFQRRWMQNVLDLVQEGNVGLMRAVNKFDPDKGIKFSYYASFWIKAYILKFIMDNWRMVKIGTTQVQRKLFYNLNRERQKLIAQGYNPDNAMLSTKLGVSEDQIVEMDQRLSSTDLSLNVPVGEDAGGATRMDFLPALGPGIEHSLASDEITDIVRSRLKAIIPELNKKELYILRNRLLTDEPVTLREIGERYSITRERVRQLEARLLEKIRRHLSQNINDFSDEWIQT comes from the coding sequence ATGAAAAAAAATAGCAAGATAGATGTTGAAACAGCGGTTGAAATCATTCCGCCGTCAGAAAACGTTGCGGTTGATGCAGACGACATGCTCGATCCATCGGATGTCCAGTCTGAAGACCTGCTTGAACCTGACGTCATTGTTGACGCATCTCCAGCCCTGCCCGCGCCCTCTGTATCCCGCTTGCCCACACTCGCCGGCGAACGCGACAGCCTGTATCTATATTTGCGCGAAATAGGCCGATTCCCCATGCTCACTCCAGAAGAGGAGCATGCTATAGCGCTGCGCGTGCGTGATCACAATGACCCGGACGCAGCCTTCCGTCTTATTTCCTCCCATCTGCGGCTTGTAGTCCGCATTGCCATGGATTTCCAGCGTCGCTGGATGCAGAACGTGCTCGATCTGGTGCAGGAAGGCAATGTGGGTTTGATGCGCGCCGTCAACAAATTTGATCCGGATAAGGGCATCAAATTTTCTTACTATGCCTCTTTCTGGATCAAGGCATATATTTTGAAATTTATCATGGACAACTGGCGCATGGTCAAAATCGGGACTACTCAGGTGCAGCGCAAACTCTTTTATAACCTCAACCGGGAACGGCAAAAACTGATAGCTCAAGGCTATAACCCTGATAACGCCATGCTTTCCACAAAACTCGGCGTAAGCGAAGATCAGATTGTTGAGATGGACCAGCGCCTCTCGTCCACTGACCTTTCCCTCAATGTGCCGGTAGGAGAAGATGCAGGCGGCGCCACACGCATGGACTTTCTCCCAGCCCTCGGGCCCGGTATTGAACACAGTCTGGCCAGTGATGAAATAACGGATATCGTCCGCTCGCGCCTTAAAGCAATCATACCCGAACTCAATAAAAAAGAACTCTATATTTTGCGCAATCGCCTGCTCACAGACGAACCTGTAACCTTGCGCGAAATAGGCGAACGGTATAGCATCACACGAGAACGCGTCCGACAGCTTGAAGCCCGGCTGCTGGAAAAAATCCGCCGTCATCTCTCTCAAAATATAAATGATTTTTCAGATGAATGGATACAGACATAA
- a CDS encoding homocysteine S-methyltransferase family protein — MTFRQAIASGRSLLFDGAMGTLLQTSGMPPGVTPEMFCLNNPNRLLSIHTEYLNAGVDVLTSCTFGGNAFKLPPETNVADVNKRMVEVAREAGHGCGRPFWVAGNVGPSGQFMKPLGSLDPQELIAAFALQVRGLATGGADVIFIETQFDLAEARAAVVATRQECDLPIIVSMTFDQGVNLTGSTPAVFAETMQNMSVDVVGVNCSSGPVQMRAVIEDLLAVCSCPVMAEPNAGLPELRGDVTIFPMGPQDFARETAFFAGLGVRLLGGCCGTSPEHLSALCDALRDMRCEKVQPPAYSGICLTSRSCLVRIGPDEPLVVIGERINPTGKKDLTRELQDSRFAAALQLADEQARAGARVLDVNVGASLADEASLLPELVKLLSVHLPLPLSLDSSNIEAIARALPWCPGSFLVNSVSGEPDCMERLGPLCRDFGSPFILLPLKGAALPVKAAERIRILEDMLLQAECLGIPKRLVMVDILALTVSSTSDGGRECLEVARWCRRQGLSTTIGLSNISFGLPARDLLNTTFLSLAFGAGLNSCIANPSMPRLREAVDALAVLCNHDKRAVAFIGRYTGWKHAGGCAIVANGTVEAAKSLGEAVLTGDRENVLDFLNAELESGADPFILVQKTLIPAITEVGVRYERREYFLPQLIRAAETMQVAFAYLKPRLEARRGVEAPPVVVMATVKGDIHDIGKNIVTLMLGNHGFDVIDAGKDLSAESIVSCAERHKARIVGLSALMTTTMIRMEDTIRLIKERGLPIKVMVGGAAVTQAFADVIGADAYSDDAVGAVREAKKLL; from the coding sequence ATGACATTTAGACAGGCGATTGCTTCCGGGCGGTCGCTTTTGTTCGACGGCGCCATGGGCACGCTGTTGCAAACTTCAGGAATGCCGCCTGGCGTGACTCCAGAGATGTTTTGTCTCAATAATCCAAATAGGTTGCTGTCTATTCATACGGAGTATCTGAACGCGGGGGTGGATGTGCTGACATCCTGCACCTTTGGCGGCAATGCTTTCAAACTGCCGCCGGAAACAAATGTTGCGGATGTCAACAAACGTATGGTCGAAGTGGCCCGCGAAGCCGGACACGGCTGCGGCAGGCCGTTTTGGGTGGCCGGCAATGTTGGGCCGAGCGGGCAGTTTATGAAGCCTCTCGGGTCGCTGGATCCGCAAGAGCTTATTGCGGCCTTTGCCCTTCAGGTCAGAGGGCTTGCTACTGGCGGCGCGGATGTGATTTTTATTGAAACACAGTTTGATCTGGCTGAGGCCAGAGCCGCTGTTGTTGCGACGAGGCAGGAATGTGACCTGCCGATCATTGTTTCCATGACATTCGATCAGGGGGTGAACCTGACAGGTTCGACGCCGGCTGTTTTTGCAGAAACCATGCAGAATATGAGTGTAGATGTGGTGGGTGTCAATTGCAGTTCAGGCCCGGTACAGATGCGGGCTGTCATTGAAGATTTGCTTGCCGTCTGTTCCTGCCCTGTTATGGCCGAACCCAACGCCGGCCTTCCGGAATTGCGCGGTGATGTCACGATTTTCCCTATGGGGCCACAAGACTTTGCTCGCGAAACAGCTTTTTTTGCCGGGCTTGGGGTGCGCCTGCTTGGCGGTTGCTGCGGCACATCACCTGAGCATTTGTCTGCGTTGTGCGATGCGCTGCGCGACATGCGTTGTGAAAAAGTGCAACCGCCTGCATACTCCGGCATTTGTTTGACAAGCCGTTCTTGTTTGGTGCGCATCGGTCCGGATGAGCCGCTTGTTGTTATCGGCGAACGTATCAACCCGACCGGGAAAAAGGATTTGACGCGTGAGCTGCAGGATAGCCGTTTTGCCGCAGCGTTGCAGTTGGCCGATGAACAGGCGCGCGCCGGTGCACGCGTGCTGGATGTGAATGTGGGGGCGTCGTTGGCGGACGAGGCAAGCCTTTTGCCTGAACTTGTGAAACTTTTGTCCGTGCACCTGCCTCTGCCGCTCTCTTTGGATTCCTCCAATATTGAGGCTATTGCCCGCGCCTTGCCGTGGTGCCCCGGTTCTTTTTTGGTTAACTCCGTAAGCGGAGAGCCGGACTGTATGGAACGGCTCGGCCCGCTGTGCCGTGATTTTGGATCGCCGTTTATTCTTCTGCCGCTGAAGGGCGCGGCATTGCCGGTCAAGGCAGCGGAGCGCATACGTATTTTGGAGGATATGCTTTTGCAAGCTGAATGCCTCGGCATACCCAAGCGGCTGGTGATGGTGGACATACTTGCCCTGACGGTTTCCTCTACAAGTGACGGCGGTCGCGAATGTCTTGAGGTTGCGCGTTGGTGTCGCCGTCAGGGGCTGTCCACAACAATAGGCCTTTCAAATATTTCTTTTGGTTTGCCGGCTCGTGATCTGCTGAACACCACATTTTTGTCGCTGGCTTTTGGGGCCGGTCTCAATTCCTGCATCGCCAACCCTTCAATGCCCCGTCTGCGTGAGGCGGTAGACGCGCTTGCCGTGCTTTGCAATCACGATAAGAGGGCCGTTGCGTTCATCGGGCGGTATACGGGCTGGAAACATGCTGGCGGTTGCGCTATTGTTGCCAACGGCACGGTTGAAGCCGCCAAAAGCTTGGGCGAAGCCGTGCTGACCGGCGACAGGGAAAATGTGCTTGATTTTCTCAATGCGGAACTTGAGTCCGGGGCAGATCCTTTTATTCTCGTACAGAAAACCTTGATTCCCGCCATTACAGAAGTGGGCGTCCGTTATGAACGGCGGGAGTATTTTCTGCCGCAGCTGATCCGCGCCGCAGAGACCATGCAGGTGGCCTTTGCATATTTGAAGCCGCGCCTTGAGGCCCGGCGCGGTGTTGAGGCGCCTCCCGTAGTGGTTATGGCCACAGTGAAAGGGGATATTCACGACATCGGCAAGAATATTGTGACGCTAATGCTCGGCAATCACGGCTTTGACGTAATAGATGCCGGCAAGGATCTGTCTGCAGAATCCATCGTGTCTTGCGCTGAACGGCATAAGGCACGTATTGTCGGCCTGTCGGCGCTTATGACAACAACCATGATACGCATGGAAGACACTATACGTCTGATTAAGGAACGTGGTTTGCCCATCAAGGTCATGGTGGGCGGAGCCGCTGTTACTCAAGCTTTCGCTGACGTTATTGGAGCCGACGCCTATTCCGATGATGCTGTTGGCGCTGTGCGCGAGGCCAAAAAATTGTTGTAA
- a CDS encoding N-acetyltransferase, giving the protein MEHFITRKAHQDDVKAMHGLLLRCAQKGLLLPRALSYLYGHIRNFYVAESGNGELAACCALAPVWEDLGEICSLVVKDEHLRKGLGRRLVDACVSECRELHLKKIFALTYQETFFTRLGFSVVEKSVLPQKIWADCVNCPKYPDCDEIAVLLDVSASGGETRTLLPGLRE; this is encoded by the coding sequence ATGGAACATTTTATAACGCGCAAGGCGCATCAGGACGACGTGAAGGCTATGCACGGCCTGTTGTTGCGGTGCGCGCAAAAGGGTCTTTTGCTGCCGCGCGCCCTGAGTTATCTGTATGGGCATATACGCAATTTTTATGTGGCGGAATCAGGTAATGGCGAATTGGCGGCTTGCTGTGCACTTGCGCCGGTGTGGGAGGATCTGGGTGAAATCTGTTCTCTTGTAGTAAAGGATGAACATCTCCGCAAGGGACTCGGACGGAGACTCGTTGATGCGTGCGTCAGTGAATGCCGCGAACTGCATTTGAAAAAAATTTTTGCCCTAACCTACCAGGAAACCTTCTTCACCCGCTTAGGTTTCTCTGTTGTGGAGAAAAGTGTTTTACCGCAAAAAATATGGGCTGATTGCGTCAATTGTCCTAAATATCCGGATTGTGACGAAATAGCTGTGTTATTGGATGTCTCGGCTTCTGGAGGAGAAACAAGAACCCTTCTCCCCGGCTTGCGGGAGTGA
- a CDS encoding DUF3426 domain-containing protein, which translates to MEIQCPKCESRFNLPDGVAGAGVKLRCSVCKTVFVYAAPKPAMPEPAKNAKEMDKAAVPAKTSNLPFGRTLRFVLILALCLAGCAGGYYYWHKLSNAPKPQEQVPMLTLRNVRWYYVDNEKNGRIFVIEGKVVNEFPRPKALIAVEAAIYDKDKKPLSVKKQLAGTQLSLFQLQVLSDNEMESFLNNKVEIFSNNNNVPCGGEVPFMALFYSPPAGIAEVDVRIVDVQDVEQPEK; encoded by the coding sequence ATGGAAATTCAATGTCCAAAGTGTGAAAGCAGGTTCAACTTGCCTGACGGTGTTGCCGGCGCCGGCGTGAAGTTGCGCTGTTCCGTCTGTAAAACGGTTTTTGTCTATGCAGCGCCGAAACCAGCGATGCCGGAACCGGCAAAAAATGCAAAAGAGATGGACAAGGCCGCAGTCCCGGCGAAAACGTCCAACTTGCCGTTTGGCCGCACTCTCAGATTCGTCCTTATTTTGGCGCTCTGCCTTGCTGGCTGCGCTGGCGGCTATTATTATTGGCATAAACTGAGCAATGCTCCAAAGCCGCAGGAGCAGGTGCCTATGCTTACCCTGCGCAATGTGCGCTGGTATTATGTAGATAACGAGAAGAACGGCAGAATTTTTGTGATTGAAGGCAAGGTGGTGAACGAATTCCCGCGGCCAAAGGCGCTGATTGCCGTGGAGGCGGCCATCTACGACAAGGACAAGAAGCCTCTTTCCGTCAAAAAACAACTGGCTGGCACTCAACTTTCGCTTTTCCAGCTGCAGGTGCTCAGCGACAACGAGATGGAATCCTTTTTAAACAACAAGGTGGAAATTTTTTCCAACAACAACAATGTGCCTTGCGGCGGTGAAGTGCCGTTTATGGCGCTCTTTTACTCGCCTCCAGCCGGCATTGCCGAAGTCGACGTACGCATCGTGGATGTGCAGGATGTGGAACAGCCGGAGAAATAG
- the lolA gene encoding outer membrane lipoprotein chaperone LolA gives MRVFPMLAAGFTFCVVLCLAIGVTRAADIIALMQQRYTDLNAFSADFEQTLTHKESGVVEKRNGSLLFQKPLLIRWQTAQPHEEILVVTSKEIWDYLPEEGLVYRYPPDMVKDSRTIIQVLTGQAALTKDFDVKQEGRDGALTRLRLYPREPAPQMVETMLWSDTTSGYIRRAVIIDFYGNTNDVRFTSFNPDAHFKSTDFSFTPPKGVEVADHIGKKARGRELFK, from the coding sequence ATGCGCGTCTTCCCGATGCTTGCCGCAGGCTTCACTTTTTGCGTTGTGCTCTGTTTGGCGATAGGCGTAACGCGCGCAGCAGACATTATAGCGCTCATGCAACAGCGGTATACAGATCTGAATGCCTTCTCCGCCGACTTTGAACAGACTCTGACACACAAAGAAAGCGGTGTCGTGGAAAAACGCAACGGCTCTCTGCTGTTTCAAAAACCACTCCTGATTCGCTGGCAAACGGCTCAACCGCATGAGGAAATCCTGGTGGTCACGTCCAAAGAAATATGGGATTACCTGCCAGAAGAAGGGCTGGTTTACCGTTATCCGCCCGATATGGTCAAAGACTCGCGCACTATCATCCAGGTGCTCACCGGGCAGGCAGCACTTACAAAAGATTTTGATGTCAAACAAGAAGGTCGTGACGGCGCTTTGACCAGGCTGCGTCTCTATCCCAGGGAACCCGCGCCGCAAATGGTGGAAACCATGCTGTGGTCTGATACGACGTCAGGATATATACGCAGGGCCGTCATCATCGATTTTTACGGAAACACAAATGACGTGCGTTTCACCTCTTTCAACCCTGACGCCCATTTCAAGTCAACGGATTTCAGCTTCACCCCACCCAAAGGAGTGGAGGTGGCAGACCATATCGGCAAAAAAGCGCGGGGACGGGAGCTGTTCAAATAA